A stretch of the Vagococcus entomophilus genome encodes the following:
- the rplV gene encoding 50S ribosomal protein L22, whose product MSEQITSAKATAKTVRTSPRKARIVIDLIRGKSVAEAISVLKFTPNKSAGLIEKVLLSAVANAENNYDLDVENLVVSEAFVNEGPTMKRFRPRAKGSASPINKRTSHITVVVTEK is encoded by the coding sequence ATGTCAGAACAAATTACTTCAGCAAAGGCAACTGCTAAAACAGTTCGCACTTCACCTCGTAAAGCACGTATTGTGATTGATCTTATTAGAGGGAAAAGCGTAGCAGAAGCAATTTCAGTATTGAAATTCACGCCAAACAAATCTGCTGGATTGATCGAAAAAGTATTATTATCAGCAGTTGCAAATGCAGAAAACAATTACGACTTAGATGTTGAAAATTTGGTTGTATCTGAAGCTTTTGTAAACGAAGGACCAACAATGAAACGTTTCCGTCCTCGTGCGAAAGGATCAGCATCACCAATCAACAAAAGAACAAGTCATATTACAGTAGTTGTAACAGAAAAATAA
- the rpsQ gene encoding 30S ribosomal protein S17, whose product MTEERNQRKVYQGRVVSDKMDKTIVVVVETKKTHKIYGKRVKYSKKYKAHDENNVAKTGDIVKIMETRPLSATKRFRLLEVVEEAVII is encoded by the coding sequence ATGACTGAAGAAAGAAATCAACGTAAAGTTTATCAAGGCCGTGTGGTTTCTGACAAAATGGATAAAACCATTGTTGTTGTTGTTGAAACGAAAAAAACACACAAAATCTACGGTAAACGTGTTAAATATTCTAAGAAATACAAAGCACATGATGAAAACAACGTTGCAAAAACTGGGGACATCGTGAAAATTATGGAAACTCGTCCATTATCGGCTACAAAACGTTTCCGTTTACTAGAGGTAGTTGAAGAAGCAGTTATTATCTAA
- the rplB gene encoding 50S ribosomal protein L2 has protein sequence MAIKKYKPTSNGRRNMTGSDFAEITTSTPEKTLLQPLKNNAGRNNNGRITVRHQGGGHKRQYRVIDFKRNKDNVVGVVKTIEYDPNRSANIALIHYTDGVKTYILAPKGLEVGTQIVSGPEADIKPGNALPLSNIPVGTVVHNIEMKPGKGGQLIRSAGTSAQVLGKEGKYVLIRLNSGEVRMILATCRATIGSVGNEQHELINIGKAGRSRWMRKRPTVRGSVMNPNDHPHGGGEGKAPVGRKAPVSPWGQPAIGFKTRNKKAQSDKLIVRRRKTK, from the coding sequence GTGGCGATTAAGAAGTACAAACCTACCTCAAATGGTCGTCGTAACATGACAGGTTCTGATTTTGCGGAAATCACAACATCAACACCTGAAAAAACTTTGTTACAACCACTTAAAAATAATGCTGGCCGTAATAACAATGGTCGCATCACTGTTCGTCATCAAGGTGGCGGTCATAAACGTCAATATCGTGTGATTGATTTCAAACGTAACAAAGACAACGTTGTCGGAGTTGTGAAAACAATCGAGTATGATCCAAATAGATCAGCAAATATTGCGTTGATTCACTACACTGATGGAGTGAAAACATACATTTTAGCTCCAAAGGGATTAGAAGTTGGAACACAAATTGTTTCAGGTCCTGAAGCAGATATCAAACCAGGGAATGCATTACCACTTTCAAACATCCCAGTTGGTACTGTTGTTCATAACATTGAAATGAAACCTGGTAAAGGCGGACAATTAATTCGTTCTGCTGGAACTAGCGCACAAGTACTTGGTAAAGAAGGTAAATATGTATTAATTCGCTTGAACTCAGGTGAAGTACGTATGATTCTTGCTACATGTCGTGCAACAATTGGTTCTGTTGGAAATGAACAACATGAATTGATTAACATTGGTAAAGCTGGACGTAGCCGTTGGATGAGAAAACGCCCAACAGTTCGTGGTAGCGTAATGAACCCTAACGATCACCCACACGGTGGTGGTGAAGGTAAAGCACCAGTTGGACGTAAAGCACCAGTTAGCCCATGGGGTCAACCTGCTATTGGGTTCAAAACTCGTAATAAAAAAGCACAATCTGACAAACTTATTGTTCGTCGTCGTAAAACAAAATAA
- the rpsC gene encoding 30S ribosomal protein S3, with protein MGQKVHPIGMRVGVIRDWDAKWYAEKEYAEYLHEDLNIRKFIAKNLADAAVSKVEIERAAKRVNISLHTAKPGMVIGKGGSEVENLRKELNKLTGKRVHINIVEIKKPDLDAKLVAEGIARQLENRVAFRRAQKQAIQRTMRSGAQGIKTQVSGRLNGADIARAEGYSEGTVPLHTLRADIDYAWEEADTTYGKLGVKVWIYRGEILPEKKNTEKGGK; from the coding sequence GTGGGTCAAAAAGTACATCCAATTGGAATGCGTGTCGGTGTTATCCGTGATTGGGATGCCAAATGGTATGCTGAAAAAGAGTATGCAGAATACTTGCACGAAGACTTAAACATCCGTAAGTTTATCGCTAAAAACCTTGCTGATGCCGCTGTGTCAAAAGTTGAAATCGAACGCGCTGCAAAACGTGTAAACATTTCTCTTCACACAGCTAAACCAGGTATGGTAATTGGTAAAGGCGGATCTGAAGTTGAAAACCTAAGAAAAGAATTAAATAAATTAACTGGTAAACGTGTACACATCAATATTGTGGAAATCAAAAAACCAGATTTAGATGCTAAATTAGTGGCAGAAGGAATTGCACGTCAATTAGAAAACCGTGTAGCATTCCGTCGTGCACAAAAACAAGCGATTCAACGTACAATGAGATCAGGAGCACAAGGAATTAAAACTCAAGTATCTGGACGTCTAAACGGTGCTGATATTGCCCGTGCAGAAGGATATTCTGAAGGAACTGTTCCGCTTCATACATTGCGTGCGGATATCGATTACGCTTGGGAAGAAGCAGATACAACATACGGAAAACTAGGAGTTAAAGTGTGGATCTATCGTGGAGAAATTCTTCCAGAAAAAAAGAACACTGAGAAAGGAGGGAAATAA
- the rplP gene encoding 50S ribosomal protein L16: MLVPKRVKHRREFRGKMRGEAKGGKEVSFGEWGLQAVDSHWITNRQIEAARVAMTRYMKRGGKVWIKIFPHKSYTAKAIGVRMGSGKGAPEGWVAPVKRGKIMFEVAGVPEEVAREALRLASHKLPVKTKIVKREEMGGESNEG; encoded by the coding sequence ATGTTAGTACCTAAACGTGTAAAACACCGTCGTGAGTTTAGAGGAAAAATGCGTGGGGAAGCTAAAGGTGGCAAAGAAGTATCTTTTGGTGAATGGGGCTTACAAGCTGTTGATTCACATTGGATTACAAACCGTCAAATTGAAGCTGCTCGTGTTGCGATGACTCGTTACATGAAACGTGGTGGGAAAGTATGGATCAAAATTTTCCCTCATAAGTCTTATACTGCCAAAGCAATTGGGGTACGTATGGGATCTGGTAAAGGGGCTCCTGAAGGCTGGGTAGCACCAGTAAAACGTGGAAAAATCATGTTTGAAGTTGCTGGCGTACCTGAAGAAGTTGCTCGCGAAGCATTAAGACTTGCTTCTCACAAATTACCAGTGAAAACTAAAATTGTAAAACGTGAGGAAATGGGTGGTGAATCGAATGAAGGTTAA
- the rplX gene encoding 50S ribosomal protein L24 — protein MFVKKGDKVKVITGKDKNKEGVVLTAFPKKDKVIVEGVNMMKKHQKPNAAAPQGGIIETEAPIHVSNVMLIDPSNGEATRVGYKEIDGKKVRVSKKTGEVLDK, from the coding sequence ATGTTCGTTAAAAAAGGCGATAAAGTAAAAGTTATCACTGGGAAAGACAAAAACAAAGAAGGCGTAGTTTTAACTGCGTTCCCTAAAAAAGATAAAGTAATCGTTGAAGGCGTAAATATGATGAAAAAACATCAAAAGCCTAACGCAGCTGCTCCACAAGGTGGAATTATCGAAACAGAAGCGCCAATTCACGTTTCTAATGTTATGTTAATTGATCCATCAAACGGCGAAGCAACTCGTGTCGGTTATAAAGAAATTGACGGAAAAAAAGTCCGTGTTTCCAAAAAAACTGGTGAAGTTTTAGATAAGTAA
- the rplN gene encoding 50S ribosomal protein L14 produces the protein MIQQESRLKVADNSGAREVLTIKVLGGSGRKTANIGDVIVATVKQATPGGVVKKGEVVKAVIVRTKSGARRNDGSYIKFDENACVIIRDDKSPRGTRIFGPVARELRENNFMKIVSLAPEVL, from the coding sequence GTGATCCAACAAGAAAGTCGTTTAAAAGTCGCTGACAACTCTGGAGCCCGCGAAGTACTAACAATTAAAGTGTTAGGCGGATCAGGACGCAAAACTGCAAACATTGGCGATGTTATCGTTGCTACTGTAAAACAAGCAACGCCAGGCGGTGTTGTCAAAAAAGGCGAAGTAGTTAAAGCCGTAATTGTACGTACTAAATCAGGAGCTCGTCGTAATGATGGTTCTTATATCAAATTTGATGAAAATGCATGTGTTATTATCCGTGATGATAAAAGTCCACGTGGTACACGTATTTTCGGCCCTGTAGCTCGTGAACTACGTGAAAACAATTTCATGAAAATCGTTTCACTAGCACCAGAAGTGTTATAA
- the rpsS gene encoding 30S ribosomal protein S19 codes for MSRSLKKGPFADDHLLKKVDAQKDLEKKKVIKTWSRRSTIFPSFIGYTIAVYDGRKHVPVYIQEDMVGHKLGEFAPTRTYRGHGADDKKTTR; via the coding sequence ATGAGTCGTAGTTTGAAGAAAGGCCCTTTTGCTGATGATCATCTTTTAAAGAAGGTGGATGCACAAAAAGACCTTGAAAAGAAAAAAGTGATTAAAACATGGTCTCGCCGTTCTACCATATTCCCAAGTTTTATTGGATATACAATTGCTGTATATGATGGAAGAAAGCATGTCCCAGTTTATATCCAAGAAGATATGGTTGGACACAAATTAGGTGAATTCGCACCAACAAGAACATATCGTGGACATGGCGCCGACGATAAGAAAACAACACGTTAA
- the rpmC gene encoding 50S ribosomal protein L29, translated as MKVKDIKELTTAEMLEKEKEFKEELFNLRFQLATGQLENTARIKEVRQSIARIKTVLREQA; from the coding sequence ATGAAGGTTAAAGATATCAAAGAATTAACCACTGCCGAAATGCTTGAAAAAGAAAAAGAATTCAAAGAAGAATTGTTTAACTTAAGATTCCAACTTGCAACTGGGCAACTAGAAAACACTGCGCGTATTAAAGAAGTACGTCAATCGATTGCACGCATCAAAACTGTATTGCGTGAACAAGCTTAA
- a CDS encoding 50S ribosomal protein L23: MELLDVIKRPVITEASMLAMDEKKYTFEVDTRANKTLVKQAVEAAFEVKVKNVNIMNVKPKFKRMGKYAGYTKKRRKAIVTLTDDSKEIQLFEAE; this comes from the coding sequence ATGGAATTACTAGATGTAATTAAACGCCCAGTTATAACTGAGGCATCAATGCTTGCGATGGATGAGAAAAAATACACTTTTGAAGTGGATACTCGTGCAAACAAAACATTAGTGAAACAAGCTGTTGAAGCTGCTTTTGAAGTGAAAGTTAAAAACGTGAATATCATGAATGTGAAACCTAAGTTCAAAAGAATGGGTAAATATGCAGGATATACAAAAAAACGTCGTAAAGCTATTGTGACGTTAACTGACGATTCAAAAGAAATTCAACTTTTTGAAGCTGAGTAA